From Synoicihabitans lomoniglobus, the proteins below share one genomic window:
- the purH gene encoding bifunctional phosphoribosylaminoimidazolecarboxamide formyltransferase/IMP cyclohydrolase, which produces MEKLALLSVSDKSGVVEFATALVQQHGYRLLSTGGTARLLAEKGLPVTEVSDHTGFPEMMEGRVKTLHPKIHGGLLCRRDKADHLDAAKAHDIALIDLVVVNLYPFEETVAKADVTREEAIENIDIGGPSMLRSAAKNHEAVTVVCDPADYDVVLEAMGDDSAMAQLRRDLALKVFQRTASYDAAIAAYLESQADEPDLEALSGFPAVLSMDLEKAQELRYGENPHQKAALYGTFHEHFEQLQGKALSYNNILDITSATYLIGEFERPTVAILKHTNPCGVASADTLEAAWEDAFATDRQAPFGGIIIVNQTMGPELAATIAGIFTEVIIAPRFTDEALAIFAKKKNLRLMIAKDGIGADSLQEVRSVIGGVLLQDRDRTLGKVADFKVVTKRQPTEEEWAAMLFGWKIGKHVKSNSIVYCNGERTLGVGAGQMARVDSSRIAVWKAGEAGLDLKGSVVASEALFPFADGLIAAADAGATCAIQPGGSVRDAEVIAAADERDMAMVFTGIRHFKH; this is translated from the coding sequence ATGGAAAAACTGGCCCTTCTTTCGGTGAGCGACAAAAGCGGCGTGGTGGAATTTGCCACCGCATTGGTGCAGCAGCACGGCTACCGGCTGCTCTCGACGGGGGGGACGGCCCGTCTTTTGGCGGAGAAAGGCCTGCCCGTCACGGAAGTGAGCGATCACACCGGTTTCCCCGAAATGATGGAAGGTCGCGTGAAAACGCTGCATCCCAAAATCCACGGCGGCTTGCTCTGCCGTCGCGACAAAGCCGACCATCTCGACGCCGCCAAAGCGCACGACATCGCGTTGATCGATTTGGTGGTGGTGAACCTCTATCCGTTCGAGGAAACGGTGGCGAAAGCGGACGTCACGCGGGAGGAGGCGATCGAGAATATCGATATCGGTGGTCCGTCGATGTTGCGCAGCGCGGCCAAAAATCACGAGGCGGTCACCGTCGTGTGCGATCCGGCCGACTACGACGTCGTGCTCGAAGCCATGGGCGACGACTCGGCCATGGCGCAACTTCGTCGTGATCTTGCGCTGAAAGTGTTTCAACGCACGGCCAGCTACGATGCCGCGATCGCCGCTTATTTGGAATCGCAGGCCGACGAGCCCGACTTGGAAGCACTCAGCGGTTTTCCGGCGGTGTTGTCCATGGACCTCGAAAAGGCGCAGGAACTGCGCTACGGCGAGAACCCGCACCAAAAGGCCGCCCTCTACGGCACGTTCCACGAACATTTTGAGCAGCTGCAAGGCAAGGCGCTCAGCTATAACAACATCCTCGATATCACTTCGGCGACATACCTCATCGGTGAATTCGAGCGGCCGACCGTGGCCATTCTCAAGCACACCAACCCGTGCGGCGTCGCCAGTGCCGACACGTTGGAGGCAGCCTGGGAAGATGCGTTCGCGACGGACCGCCAGGCTCCGTTTGGCGGCATCATCATCGTCAATCAAACCATGGGCCCGGAACTCGCCGCGACCATCGCGGGGATCTTCACCGAAGTGATCATTGCCCCCCGTTTTACCGACGAAGCGTTGGCTATTTTTGCCAAGAAAAAGAATCTGCGCCTCATGATTGCCAAGGACGGCATCGGGGCGGACTCGCTGCAGGAAGTGCGCTCGGTCATCGGTGGCGTGCTGCTGCAGGACCGCGATCGCACGCTCGGTAAAGTGGCCGACTTCAAGGTCGTGACGAAACGTCAGCCCACCGAGGAAGAGTGGGCGGCCATGTTGTTCGGTTGGAAAATCGGCAAGCACGTGAAGTCCAACTCGATCGTCTATTGCAATGGCGAGCGCACGCTCGGCGTTGGGGCTGGCCAAATGGCTCGCGTCGACAGCTCGCGCATCGCGGTGTGGAAAGCGGGCGAAGCCGGGCTCGACCTCAAAGGTTCGGTGGTCGCTAGCGAAGCCCTGTTTCCGTTCGCGGATGGCCTCATTGCGGCGGCCGATGCCGGTGCGACCTGCGCGATTCAGCCGGGCGGTTCGGTGCGTGATGCCGAAGTCATTGCCGCGGCCGACGAGCGCGACATGGCGATGGTCTTCACGGGCATTCGCCACTTTAAGCATTAA
- a CDS encoding sulfite exporter TauE/SafE family protein, with translation MVADLSHVALLALLGTGHCVGMCGAFAIAAGSGTGGRARWWARQVAYQVGKGLGYVFVGVAVMAATRLIATRAPIEQVQGAIGWGVGLVMIALGLSQLFERRMPQAFLRWWQGSRACGVMRGLGQSSSAFKGLLIGWINGFLPCGLSFAALLYLVGTQSVTTLVAGALVFSLATLPGLAATAWLLPKLGGAGRQWLMRAAGVLLIALGGLTIVRNRPAVHHWFHEHLMWSADGENTTPDHHH, from the coding sequence ATGGTCGCCGATCTCAGTCACGTTGCGTTGCTCGCCCTGTTGGGCACCGGGCACTGCGTGGGCATGTGCGGCGCGTTCGCGATCGCGGCCGGCAGCGGCACGGGAGGGCGGGCGCGGTGGTGGGCTCGACAGGTGGCGTATCAAGTCGGCAAAGGGCTGGGTTACGTTTTCGTCGGCGTCGCGGTCATGGCGGCCACACGACTCATCGCCACGCGGGCACCGATCGAGCAAGTGCAGGGCGCGATCGGATGGGGCGTGGGCCTGGTCATGATCGCGCTGGGCCTGAGCCAATTGTTCGAACGCCGGATGCCGCAGGCGTTTCTGCGGTGGTGGCAGGGTTCGCGAGCGTGCGGGGTGATGCGCGGGCTCGGCCAATCATCCTCGGCGTTCAAAGGGCTGCTCATCGGCTGGATCAACGGCTTCCTGCCGTGTGGTCTGTCGTTTGCGGCGCTGCTGTATCTGGTCGGCACGCAATCGGTGACGACGTTGGTGGCGGGCGCGTTGGTATTTAGCCTCGCGACACTGCCCGGCTTGGCGGCGACGGCGTGGTTGTTGCCCAAACTGGGTGGAGCCGGGCGCCAGTGGTTGATGCGGGCGGCGGGCGTGCTTTTGATCGCGCTGGGTGGGTTGACGATCGTGCGGAATCGACCCGCCGTGCATCACTGGTTCCACGAGCACCTGATGTGGAGCGCGGATGGAGAAAACACGACTCCGGACCATCATCACTAG
- a CDS encoding ApaG domain, producing the protein MPVSSELPGLIARLDRLVYHHGGSCLPPDKPHAFVYFITVHNGSDHAVDLLGRKWVVQQTDGERLVIEGDKIVGETPHLEPGESFSYNSYHVTGCNAQVVGSFHGTDDTGARIHVILPPFEMKIPDDAHAS; encoded by the coding sequence GTGCCCGTCTCTTCGGAATTGCCCGGACTCATCGCTCGTTTGGATCGCTTGGTTTACCACCACGGCGGTTCCTGCCTCCCCCCGGACAAACCGCACGCGTTCGTCTACTTCATTACGGTTCACAACGGTTCCGACCACGCGGTCGACTTGCTCGGACGCAAATGGGTCGTGCAACAAACCGACGGTGAACGCCTCGTGATCGAAGGCGACAAGATCGTGGGCGAGACTCCGCACCTCGAGCCCGGCGAATCGTTTTCCTACAACAGCTACCACGTCACCGGCTGCAATGCGCAGGTCGTCGGGAGCTTTCATGGCACCGACGACACGGGAGCACGAATCCACGTCATCCTGCCGCCGTTCGAGATGAAGATCCCGGACGACGCCCACGCGTCGTAA
- a CDS encoding MBL fold metallo-hydrolase gives MKLLDLNRQGGIGANCLFVQIGGVNLLIDSGLNPKHVGRVATPDFGKIRGERVDLIVITHCHLDHIGSVPVAMREFPDAPVIMTASSRILIERMLHNSTNVMKRQKEENDIPEYPLFSHEEIDRCARRMVGLNFGMVKRFHGVDPRHEIEIVLHPAGHVAGACALEVRHKHRGIFFTGDVLFDNLRTLPGAHFPTGHFDTIVTETTRGLTEREVGKERVHEVDALIKSINDTIGRGGSFLLPVFALGRMQEILTILHDARRFGKLVDCPIIGSGLGIALCDYFDEIRRKTQHVQFNRSTLKELKLKALPRKVTPGQDPQRNGLFVVSSGMLVENTPSYALASGLLGHHRNTIGFVGYCDPDTPGGKLLECKPGDDFIFETVHVRSKVKARIERYELSGHAEREELLEFALQATPRAVVLTHGDPAARKWFEGQFAARGPDIKVLDPVPGQTYQV, from the coding sequence ATGAAACTACTCGATCTCAACCGCCAGGGCGGTATCGGTGCCAACTGCTTGTTCGTTCAAATTGGCGGCGTTAATTTACTCATAGACAGCGGCTTAAATCCCAAGCACGTCGGCCGCGTCGCCACACCTGACTTCGGAAAAATCCGCGGCGAGCGCGTCGATCTCATCGTTATTACGCACTGCCACTTGGATCATATCGGCAGTGTGCCGGTGGCGATGCGCGAATTTCCCGATGCTCCGGTCATCATGACGGCATCGAGTCGCATCCTCATCGAGCGCATGCTGCACAACTCGACCAACGTGATGAAGCGGCAGAAAGAGGAGAACGATATTCCGGAGTATCCGCTTTTCTCCCACGAGGAAATCGACCGCTGCGCGCGTCGCATGGTCGGCCTGAACTTTGGCATGGTGAAACGTTTTCACGGCGTTGATCCGCGCCATGAAATCGAGATCGTGCTCCACCCGGCCGGTCACGTCGCCGGCGCGTGCGCCCTCGAGGTGCGCCACAAACATCGCGGCATCTTTTTCACCGGTGACGTGTTGTTCGACAACCTGCGCACCCTCCCCGGCGCCCATTTTCCCACCGGTCACTTCGATACCATCGTCACCGAAACCACGCGCGGTCTCACAGAGCGCGAGGTTGGCAAGGAGCGCGTGCACGAGGTCGACGCGCTGATCAAGTCCATCAACGACACCATCGGCCGCGGCGGATCTTTTCTCCTGCCGGTATTTGCCCTTGGGCGCATGCAGGAGATTTTAACGATTCTCCACGATGCCCGACGTTTCGGTAAACTCGTCGACTGCCCGATCATTGGTTCTGGCCTCGGCATCGCGCTGTGCGACTACTTCGACGAGATTCGCCGCAAGACCCAGCACGTGCAGTTCAATCGTTCGACGCTCAAGGAACTCAAGCTCAAGGCCCTTCCCCGCAAGGTGACGCCAGGTCAGGATCCGCAGCGCAACGGTTTGTTCGTGGTGAGCTCCGGCATGCTGGTGGAAAACACGCCCAGCTACGCCCTCGCCTCGGGTCTCCTTGGCCACCACCGCAACACCATCGGCTTTGTCGGTTACTGCGATCCGGACACCCCCGGCGGGAAACTGCTGGAGTGCAAACCCGGCGACGACTTCATCTTCGAAACCGTGCACGTGCGCTCGAAGGTCAAGGCCCGCATCGAACGCTATGAACTGAGCGGTCATGCCGAGCGCGAAGAGTTGCTCGAATTCGCACTACAAGCCACCCCCCGCGCCGTCGTGCTCACCCACGGCGACCCGGCAGCTCGCAAGTGGTTCGAAGGTCAGTTCGCCGCCCGCGGCCCCGACATCAAGGTCCTCGATCCCGTGCCAGGCCAGACCTACCAAGTCTAA
- the secG gene encoding preprotein translocase subunit SecG — protein MNLLIALFTLVLIVVSLAMVLLVLMQKAKNDGGMGSALGGGAAEATFGADTGNVLTGATIKAAIAFFVLSLLLYLGHIYVRNNAVAEAESALPTIEAPADASTATPDDLFAPATMDAMEANGEAVKTTVENAAAEEVPATTEPGN, from the coding sequence ATGAATCTCCTCATCGCGCTCTTCACGCTTGTTCTGATCGTTGTATCCCTCGCCATGGTGCTTTTGGTCCTGATGCAAAAGGCCAAAAACGACGGCGGTATGGGCTCCGCCTTGGGTGGTGGCGCCGCCGAAGCCACCTTCGGAGCCGACACCGGCAACGTGCTTACCGGCGCGACGATCAAGGCCGCGATCGCGTTCTTCGTGCTCAGCCTGCTGCTCTACTTGGGCCATATTTACGTGCGTAACAACGCGGTTGCCGAAGCTGAGTCCGCGCTGCCGACCATCGAAGCCCCGGCCGATGCCTCCACTGCGACGCCCGACGACCTCTTCGCTCCCGCCACGATGGATGCGATGGAAGCCAATGGCGAAGCCGTGAAGACCACCGTCGAAAATGCCGCCGCCGAGGAAGTCCCGGCGACCACGGAACCCGGCAACTGA
- a CDS encoding ParB/RepB/Spo0J family partition protein, translating to MAASKSRLGRGLGGLIAGAASKSPTAQAAAKTVGPLKSGSGKASDNQASPAPAAGFEDITVTQIEPSPYQARREIKPEHLSELAESIKAEGLLQPIVVRKLKAGKYELIAGERRWRAYQVLKLKTIPARVVEASNASSAALGLIENLQREGLNAIEEAYGYASLIRDFDLTQEQASDRVGKSRASVANTLRLLNLDAELQGYVAKSILSVGHAKVLLGVEAPAERAIMARRVIEDGLSVRGTEKLVQDKKAGGSGGKKSAQKGGTPAEAAAINGIEKKLTSHLGARVALKHSGKRGQIVIRYAGNDDLQRILERLGLEA from the coding sequence ATGGCAGCTTCAAAATCCCGCCTCGGTCGCGGCCTCGGCGGACTTATCGCCGGTGCCGCTTCGAAATCCCCCACCGCCCAAGCCGCCGCGAAAACTGTCGGACCGCTGAAGAGCGGCTCCGGCAAAGCGTCGGACAATCAAGCCTCCCCGGCGCCAGCCGCCGGGTTCGAAGACATCACGGTCACCCAGATCGAGCCGAGCCCGTATCAGGCCCGCCGTGAAATCAAACCCGAGCACCTCAGTGAACTCGCGGAGAGCATCAAGGCCGAGGGTCTGCTCCAACCGATCGTCGTTCGTAAACTCAAGGCGGGGAAATATGAGCTCATCGCGGGTGAACGTCGTTGGCGCGCTTATCAGGTGCTCAAACTCAAGACGATTCCGGCGCGGGTCGTCGAAGCCAGCAACGCGTCATCCGCCGCGTTGGGCCTGATCGAGAATTTGCAGCGCGAAGGCCTCAACGCGATCGAAGAAGCTTACGGTTACGCCAGCTTGATTCGCGATTTTGATCTCACGCAGGAACAGGCCTCCGACCGGGTGGGGAAGAGTCGCGCCAGCGTGGCGAACACGTTGCGCTTGCTGAATCTCGATGCCGAACTCCAGGGCTACGTCGCCAAATCCATTTTGAGTGTAGGTCATGCCAAGGTGTTGCTGGGCGTGGAAGCGCCCGCCGAACGCGCCATCATGGCGCGCCGCGTGATCGAGGATGGGTTGAGTGTGCGCGGCACCGAAAAACTGGTGCAGGACAAAAAAGCCGGGGGCAGCGGCGGCAAGAAATCCGCCCAAAAGGGCGGCACCCCCGCCGAAGCTGCGGCCATCAACGGCATTGAGAAAAAACTTACGTCCCACCTCGGGGCGCGGGTGGCGCTCAAACATTCCGGTAAACGCGGACAGATCGTTATCCGATACGCCGGGAACGACGACCTCCAGCGCATCCTCGAACGACTCGGCTTGGAGGCTTGA
- a CDS encoding LysM peptidoglycan-binding domain-containing protein: MMKSALIGLLTLVASAPVFAQVQQQQSLGGTVAGLREDVRLLSQRMGSMALRIEQLERENAALMGATDGLETTYATVSQLNDAVAEINQSIRSGDSTTRSQLSAAIQKLAQETNSALDDLAKNLTVRKTISTPTFTDDFPKEGLSYTIQKGDTLSSIASRFKSTIKDIQNANRITDPTKIQVGQTLFIPGGN, translated from the coding sequence ATGATGAAATCAGCGTTGATTGGACTGCTGACTTTGGTCGCGAGCGCCCCGGTTTTCGCCCAAGTTCAGCAACAGCAAAGTTTAGGCGGAACGGTGGCCGGTTTACGTGAAGACGTGCGCCTCCTCTCGCAACGCATGGGCAGCATGGCCCTGCGCATCGAACAACTGGAACGTGAAAACGCGGCGTTGATGGGAGCCACGGATGGACTCGAAACCACCTACGCAACCGTTTCCCAACTCAACGATGCCGTGGCCGAGATCAATCAATCGATCCGCTCCGGCGACAGCACGACGCGCTCCCAATTAAGCGCCGCGATCCAAAAGCTCGCCCAGGAAACCAACAGCGCCCTCGACGACCTGGCCAAGAACCTGACGGTGCGAAAGACGATTAGCACGCCCACGTTTACCGACGATTTTCCCAAGGAGGGCTTGAGTTACACCATTCAAAAAGGCGACACACTCTCGAGCATCGCGAGCCGGTTTAAATCCACCATTAAGGACATTCAGAACGCCAACCGGATCACCGATCCGACCAAGATCCAGGTCGGCCAGACGCTTTTCATTCCGGGCGGAAACTAA
- the fmt gene encoding methionyl-tRNA formyltransferase has protein sequence MKTEPLKVVFMGSDPIALPLLDWLMGEGDAKVRITNIYTQPDRPVGRGQKVVANGIKQWAIAHGIPVRQPEKLTAAEREALAADSPDVALVMAYGHILREAFIETPRLGTLNLHASLLPHYRGASPIQCAVASGDAETGVALMRIVRELDAGPVADMERVSIEPHDTALDVEAKLSAACVPLVARNLAALAAGTLEFTEQDHAAATFCRRLVKDDGVIDFSRPAAEVAVRINGLFPWPGCRIEIAGQIVKLGLAEVAEAAGEIGHVLPAPDDTLVVGCGEGSVRLLRLQRPGGRMLSAPDFLRGFPVEPGTVLPSRPMPPLVTRSHK, from the coding sequence TTGAAGACTGAGCCGCTGAAAGTCGTGTTCATGGGGTCCGACCCCATCGCCCTGCCGCTCCTTGATTGGCTCATGGGCGAAGGGGACGCAAAAGTTCGTATTACGAACATTTACACCCAGCCCGACCGTCCGGTGGGCCGGGGGCAGAAGGTGGTGGCCAACGGTATCAAGCAGTGGGCGATCGCACACGGCATACCGGTGCGGCAGCCGGAGAAGCTCACGGCCGCCGAGCGCGAAGCACTGGCGGCGGATTCACCCGATGTCGCGTTGGTGATGGCGTATGGGCACATCCTCCGGGAGGCGTTTATCGAGACGCCGCGACTCGGCACGCTCAATTTGCATGCGTCTCTGCTGCCGCATTACCGCGGGGCTTCGCCGATCCAGTGCGCGGTGGCCAGCGGCGATGCAGAAACCGGGGTCGCTTTAATGCGCATTGTGCGCGAACTCGATGCGGGGCCGGTCGCCGATATGGAGCGTGTCAGCATTGAACCGCACGACACGGCGCTCGACGTGGAGGCCAAACTCTCGGCTGCTTGCGTGCCGCTGGTGGCGCGCAATCTCGCCGCCCTCGCCGCCGGCACCCTCGAGTTTACCGAACAAGACCACGCTGCGGCGACGTTCTGCCGTCGGCTGGTCAAGGACGACGGGGTGATCGATTTTTCGCGCCCGGCCGCCGAAGTGGCCGTCCGCATCAACGGCCTGTTCCCATGGCCGGGATGTCGGATCGAGATCGCGGGGCAGATTGTTAAGTTGGGCTTGGCCGAAGTGGCCGAAGCGGCGGGTGAAATCGGCCACGTCCTGCCTGCGCCCGACGACACCCTCGTCGTGGGCTGCGGGGAGGGGAGTGTGCGATTGCTGCGCCTCCAGCGTCCCGGAGGGCGAATGTTGTCGGCACCTGATTTTCTGCGCGGGTTTCCGGTTGAACCGGGGACCGTGCTACCGTCGAGGCCCATGCCTCCGCTCGTCACGCGGAGCCACAAGTGA
- the der gene encoding ribosome biogenesis GTPase Der, translating into MSRNVAIVGRPNVGKSRLFNRLAKRRVTIVHDQPGITRDVISFDVADGGYTLLDTGGLGLVGGESTAELTAASEQQVDFAIAAADLILFVVDGIEGLTALDTRIASMLRRSKKTVQVVINKADFGEEKIDFADIYRLGLGEPVQVSAEHGRGEADLRETIISHIGPPVPEDEDTADKTARDPLCVCFIGRPNVGKSSLSNRLLKSDRLIVSATAGTTRDAVELPFQFKARNNKLIDFTLIDTAGIKANTKLASPVEYFSRLRALDSIQKADVIYMVVDALEGITQQDKAIAGEAVKESKPIIVVVNKWDLVLEAFKDDDISTQMYKNERDYREKYEKALFERLFFTPGSPVIFVSAVSAFEIDRMLNSAVKINRLLDMKIPTARLNALIVKLTERMPPPAIGGRRFKIYYATQTGNRPFRFRIFCNREEKLPENYRRYLERGIVNEFGLEGCPMLFRLIGKEKHKDRGKHGPLRKSTKPPAGGAGADDDFGDGFETLED; encoded by the coding sequence ATGTCACGTAACGTAGCCATTGTCGGACGCCCCAACGTGGGGAAGAGCCGTCTATTCAACCGCTTGGCCAAGCGGCGCGTGACCATCGTGCACGACCAACCCGGCATCACGCGCGACGTGATCAGTTTCGATGTGGCCGATGGCGGTTACACGCTGCTCGACACCGGCGGTCTCGGGCTGGTCGGCGGGGAGAGCACCGCCGAGCTCACGGCCGCGTCCGAACAACAGGTCGACTTCGCCATCGCGGCCGCCGATTTGATCTTGTTCGTCGTCGACGGGATCGAGGGGCTCACTGCGCTCGACACCCGCATTGCCTCGATGCTGCGTCGTTCCAAAAAGACCGTGCAGGTCGTCATCAACAAGGCCGATTTCGGAGAGGAGAAAATTGATTTCGCGGACATCTATCGGCTCGGCCTCGGGGAGCCGGTGCAGGTCTCAGCCGAACACGGACGCGGAGAGGCCGACCTGCGCGAAACCATCATTTCCCATATCGGCCCCCCCGTCCCGGAGGACGAAGACACCGCCGACAAAACCGCCCGGGATCCCCTCTGCGTCTGTTTCATCGGACGGCCGAATGTCGGCAAGTCCTCCCTGAGCAACCGGTTGTTGAAGAGCGATCGTTTGATCGTGAGTGCGACCGCGGGCACCACCCGCGATGCCGTGGAACTTCCGTTTCAGTTCAAGGCCCGCAACAACAAGCTGATCGACTTCACGTTGATCGATACCGCCGGCATCAAGGCCAATACGAAACTCGCTTCGCCGGTCGAATATTTTTCGCGGTTGCGCGCCCTCGATTCGATCCAGAAAGCCGACGTCATTTACATGGTTGTCGACGCGCTGGAAGGCATCACTCAGCAGGACAAAGCCATTGCGGGCGAAGCCGTCAAGGAGAGCAAACCCATCATCGTCGTGGTGAATAAATGGGACCTCGTGCTCGAAGCCTTCAAGGACGACGACATCTCCACGCAGATGTATAAAAACGAGCGCGACTACCGGGAAAAATACGAGAAGGCCCTGTTTGAGCGGCTGTTCTTCACTCCCGGTTCACCGGTCATTTTTGTGTCGGCGGTCAGCGCATTCGAGATCGATCGCATGCTCAATTCGGCGGTCAAAATCAACCGGTTGCTCGACATGAAGATTCCGACGGCGCGGCTCAACGCGTTGATTGTGAAACTCACCGAGCGCATGCCGCCGCCCGCCATCGGAGGCCGCCGTTTTAAGATCTACTACGCCACCCAGACCGGCAACCGCCCGTTTCGTTTTCGCATTTTCTGCAATCGCGAGGAGAAGTTGCCCGAGAACTACCGGCGCTATCTCGAACGCGGTATCGTCAACGAATTTGGCCTGGAAGGCTGTCCGATGTTGTTCCGGCTGATCGGGAAGGAAAAGCACAAGGACCGCGGCAAACACGGTCCGTTGCGCAAATCCACCAAACCACCGGCGGGTGGGGCTGGCGCGGACGACGATTTCGGCGACGGATTTGAGACCCTTGAAGACTGA
- a CDS encoding pyridoxal phosphate-dependent aminotransferase: MESANPEKWVAGHVSTLPKSGIRDFFELVAKMKNEDVISLGVGEPDFTTPWHIREHAIYALEKGKTYYTSNLGMPELRQEISRYVSKHFSVDYRPEDQVIVTVGVSEALDLAFRAFVNPGDKVMYHQPCYVSYHPSIQLAHGEAIAVPTYAKDNFALTAEALEEAWQPGAKILMLNLPCNPTGGTCTKEQLEKIAAFAREKDLLVLSDEIYSELTFDGVHTSIASLPGMAERTIFLHGFSKAFAMTGWRIGYACGPAVLIDAMMKVHQYAMMCASIIAQEGALEALRHGEDAVARMREQYHRRRDLVVRRFNAMGLACHSPRGSFYAFPQTTGVGMDEKSFSVGLLKEEKVAVVPGTAFGHGGQGHVRACFATGYEQLIVACDRMERFIERRKN, encoded by the coding sequence ATGGAATCAGCCAATCCCGAAAAATGGGTGGCGGGACACGTGTCCACGCTACCCAAGAGCGGCATCCGCGATTTTTTCGAACTCGTCGCCAAGATGAAAAACGAGGATGTGATCTCCCTCGGCGTCGGCGAGCCCGACTTCACGACGCCGTGGCACATCCGCGAGCACGCCATCTACGCCCTCGAAAAGGGGAAGACCTACTACACGTCCAACCTCGGCATGCCCGAGCTGCGGCAGGAGATTTCCCGCTACGTCAGCAAACACTTCAGTGTCGATTACCGCCCGGAAGATCAGGTCATCGTGACGGTCGGTGTGTCGGAGGCGCTCGATTTGGCGTTTCGCGCCTTCGTCAATCCCGGCGACAAGGTCATGTATCATCAGCCGTGTTACGTGTCCTACCATCCCAGCATCCAGCTCGCCCATGGTGAAGCCATCGCGGTGCCGACCTACGCCAAGGATAATTTTGCGCTGACGGCCGAGGCCCTCGAAGAGGCCTGGCAACCCGGAGCGAAGATCCTGATGCTCAACCTGCCGTGCAATCCGACCGGCGGCACCTGCACCAAGGAGCAGCTCGAAAAGATCGCCGCGTTCGCCCGGGAAAAGGATCTGCTCGTGCTGAGCGACGAAATCTACTCGGAACTCACATTCGACGGTGTGCACACCAGCATCGCCTCACTGCCGGGCATGGCGGAACGCACGATTTTCCTGCACGGTTTTTCCAAGGCGTTTGCCATGACCGGCTGGCGCATCGGCTATGCGTGCGGACCGGCGGTATTGATCGACGCCATGATGAAGGTGCATCAATACGCCATGATGTGCGCTTCGATCATCGCGCAGGAAGGTGCGCTCGAAGCCCTGCGCCACGGCGAGGACGCGGTGGCCAGAATGCGCGAGCAATACCATCGTCGTCGTGACTTGGTGGTGCGTCGTTTCAATGCCATGGGGCTGGCCTGCCATTCCCCGCGCGGCTCGTTTTACGCGTTTCCCCAGACCACCGGAGTGGGCATGGACGAAAAATCGTTCTCCGTCGGTCTGCTCAAAGAAGAGAAGGTCGCCGTCGTGCCGGGCACCGCCTTTGGTCACGGAGGTCAGGGCCATGTGCGCGCTTGTTTTGCCACGGGTTACGAACAGCTTATCGTCGCCTGCGACCGCATGGAGCGCTTTATTGAGCGCCGTAAGAACTAA
- a CDS encoding Lrp/AsnC family transcriptional regulator: protein MNPVLKLLLEGGSLSTAQMAQVAGITEAEVEQHLEQLKKDKIFLGWRPVLDLSREAAAEAAVEAVIEVRITPERDGGFNRLAERISRFDEVHTCMLVSGGYDLLVIVRGKSLQKVAAFVSEKLSSIEGVLSTATHFLLRCYKDQGFLLETESGSSSRLNVAP, encoded by the coding sequence ATGAACCCTGTTCTCAAGCTGTTACTCGAAGGCGGTAGCCTCTCCACTGCGCAAATGGCGCAGGTGGCTGGTATCACCGAAGCCGAAGTCGAACAGCATCTGGAACAGCTGAAAAAAGATAAAATCTTCCTCGGCTGGCGTCCAGTGCTCGATCTCTCCCGGGAGGCAGCAGCCGAGGCGGCCGTCGAAGCCGTGATCGAAGTGCGGATCACGCCTGAGCGTGACGGCGGGTTCAACCGCCTGGCTGAACGCATCAGCCGGTTCGACGAGGTGCACACCTGCATGCTCGTCTCCGGCGGCTACGATCTGCTCGTGATCGTGCGCGGCAAATCCCTGCAAAAGGTGGCTGCCTTCGTTTCGGAAAAACTGTCCTCGATCGAGGGCGTGCTTTCCACCGCGACCCATTTTCTGCTCCGTTGCTACAAGGATCAGGGCTTCCTGCTCGAAACCGAGTCCGGCTCCAGCAGCCGCCTCAACGTCGCTCCCTAA